In Candidatus Bathyarchaeia archaeon, the following are encoded in one genomic region:
- a CDS encoding tRNA (cytidine(56)-2'-O)-methyltransferase (catalyzes the S-adenosyl-methionine-dependent 2'-O-ribose methylation of C56 in tRNA transcripts): MPEVVVLRWGHRLRRDARLTTHVALTARALGAAGMILSDIEDEKIKETIEKVTKNWGGLFFFEMGIPWKKAVKDWKAKNGIVVHLTAYGENIQISDVLQRIKFSGKKILVIVGSQKVPAEFFQEKVSDFNVAIGNQPHSECASLAVFLDRLFEGKELEKSFSNAKVRIIPQKRGKKIVNF; encoded by the coding sequence ATGCCGGAAGTTGTAGTTTTAAGGTGGGGTCACAGACTACGCAGAGATGCAAGGCTAACAACCCACGTTGCATTAACAGCACGCGCACTGGGAGCAGCTGGCATGATACTATCAGACATAGAAGATGAAAAAATTAAGGAAACAATAGAAAAAGTAACAAAAAACTGGGGAGGACTATTCTTTTTTGAAATGGGGATACCATGGAAAAAGGCTGTAAAAGATTGGAAGGCGAAAAATGGAATAGTTGTTCACTTAACAGCCTATGGAGAAAACATTCAAATAAGCGACGTACTTCAGAGAATCAAGTTTTCTGGAAAAAAGATTTTGGTTATTGTTGGAAGCCAGAAAGTTCCAGCAGAATTCTTCCAAGAAAAAGTTTCAGATTTTAACGTAGCTATTGGGAATCAACCGCATTCAGAATGTGCAAGTCTCGCGGTGTTTCTTGACCGTTTATTTGAAGGAAAAGAGTTAGAAAAGAGCTTCAGTAACGCAAAAGTTAGGATAATCCCTCAGAAAAGAGGCAAGAAAATTGTGAATTTCTGA
- a CDS encoding transcription factor, which produces MSKRITMLSTIDDATLMKVAEALGEGEAIKLIEILKNSEEITDEEIANKTGIRINSIRKILYKLYDHSLVSLRRTRDPKTGWFIFHWKLQPDQLEGFILSQKRRVLEKLNIRLQYEKNHDFYYCYTPGCKRIPFEETVELVFKCPTCGKPLMHYENDKIVQALTKKVEQLRKELGE; this is translated from the coding sequence TTGAGCAAAAGGATCACCATGTTATCAACTATTGATGATGCAACATTGATGAAAGTTGCAGAGGCTTTAGGTGAAGGAGAAGCAATTAAATTAATCGAGATTCTAAAAAACTCAGAAGAAATAACAGACGAAGAAATCGCCAACAAAACAGGAATAAGAATAAACTCCATCCGCAAAATCCTCTACAAACTCTACGACCACTCGCTCGTTAGTCTAAGAAGAACACGCGACCCAAAAACCGGCTGGTTCATATTCCACTGGAAACTACAACCAGACCAGCTTGAAGGCTTCATACTCAGCCAAAAACGACGAGTCCTCGAAAAACTCAATATAAGGCTACAATACGAGAAAAACCATGATTTCTACTACTGCTACACGCCAGGATGCAAACGCATTCCATTCGAAGAAACCGTGGAACTTGTCTTCAAATGCCCCACATGCGGCAAACCACTAATGCATTATGAAAACGACAAGATTGTTCAAGCATTGACAAAGAAAGTCGAACAGTTAAGGAAGGAACTTGGTGAGTGA
- a CDS encoding TIGR00295 family protein: protein MSEKLPTTDQAISLLRQSGCTRNVIRHCKAVAKLAVEIAKACQERGLNVDLELVEIGALLHDIGRAKTHSVYHAITGAEIAKTLDLPEPVVAIIKRHVGGGITPTEAKKLGWPKDIYVPQTLEEKIVAYADKLIEGSRRVPIERTIENFSKKLPPSAITRIQKLHREMLSLIGDCKCLP, encoded by the coding sequence GTGAGTGAAAAACTTCCAACAACCGACCAAGCCATATCACTTCTCCGTCAAAGCGGATGCACAAGGAACGTAATAAGACACTGTAAAGCAGTTGCAAAACTCGCTGTTGAAATCGCAAAAGCTTGCCAAGAACGAGGATTAAACGTTGATTTAGAACTTGTGGAAATAGGAGCTTTACTGCATGACATTGGACGAGCAAAGACCCACAGCGTCTACCATGCAATTACTGGAGCAGAAATTGCAAAAACGCTAGACTTGCCAGAACCAGTAGTCGCCATAATAAAAAGACATGTCGGCGGCGGAATAACCCCAACAGAAGCGAAAAAACTTGGCTGGCCAAAGGACATTTACGTTCCACAAACTCTAGAAGAAAAGATTGTTGCATACGCAGACAAGCTTATTGAAGGTTCACGACGAGTGCCTATAGAAAGAACAATAGAAAACTTTTCAAAAAAGTTGCCGCCTTCGGCGATTACAAGAATACAGAAATTACATAGAGAAATGCTGAGCTTGATTGGCGATTGCAAATGCCTACCGTGA
- a CDS encoding DUF2110 family protein, which produces MPTVTLSVKAYNNFQLKYVNKFLENTLKGLKVEAKVCGVTRRGWVQVDVSGEDEQVALRYLADKVGLCPTHLKSIGKFSLLKGRIVNIDKRNDKISIDVGIFAPEIVDAMVPLQYLQAQLVDGRKVALQKIAQLYGFQENLPLMVKISNMDGESKEVETILSEKQLTQYRQWTKSLQDKLIILGVTLEEIQSALKTTGINRDVVNTEQLGLFEYAITCKLGTDAVGLISKIGKNLPTATLSVFNPKQIIEFLGDYSIF; this is translated from the coding sequence ATGCCTACCGTGACCTTATCTGTAAAAGCCTACAACAATTTTCAACTGAAGTATGTTAACAAGTTTTTAGAGAACACGCTTAAAGGCTTAAAAGTTGAAGCAAAAGTTTGCGGAGTTACTCGTCGCGGATGGGTTCAAGTAGATGTTTCTGGTGAAGATGAACAAGTAGCATTGCGTTATCTAGCTGATAAAGTGGGACTTTGCCCCACACATTTAAAATCGATTGGAAAATTTTCATTATTGAAAGGGCGAATAGTAAACATAGACAAGAGAAATGATAAAATCAGCATAGACGTAGGCATTTTTGCCCCAGAAATCGTTGACGCCATGGTTCCATTGCAGTATTTGCAAGCACAACTTGTGGATGGAAGAAAAGTAGCATTGCAAAAAATCGCTCAACTATACGGTTTCCAAGAAAACCTCCCTTTAATGGTCAAAATCTCAAATATGGACGGAGAAAGCAAGGAGGTTGAAACGATTCTTTCGGAAAAACAGCTTACCCAATATAGGCAATGGACAAAATCATTACAGGACAAGCTCATAATTTTGGGAGTAACATTGGAGGAAATTCAATCAGCCTTAAAAACAACCGGAATCAACCGCGATGTAGTAAACACTGAACAACTGGGATTATTCGAGTACGCAATAACGTGCAAACTTGGAACGGATGCCGTCGGATTAATTTCGAAAATTGGCAAAAATCTACCAACCGCAACTCTTTCAGTGTTTAACCCAAAACAAATAATAGAATTTCTTGGAGACTACTCCATTTTCTGA
- a CDS encoding HAD-IA family hydrolase encodes MIKAVVFDLDGTLIHLPIDYEKLFKEFSKIMKTEEVRPLTEKISKLDEKTRKRVFEVWDRFELEALKNFTVSKKGIMLYQKFSKIPKALVTMQGKKLVENITEHLGLSFSFTITREDNLDRTKQLQKAAQMLENNPQNILFVGNTEEDYLAAKKFGCQFMRVKNENMV; translated from the coding sequence TTGATTAAAGCTGTCGTATTCGACCTTGACGGAACATTAATACACTTACCAATAGACTACGAGAAGCTTTTCAAAGAGTTTAGCAAAATTATGAAAACTGAAGAAGTACGACCGCTAACAGAAAAGATATCTAAATTGGATGAGAAGACAAGAAAAAGAGTTTTTGAAGTTTGGGACAGATTTGAATTGGAAGCGCTGAAAAATTTTACAGTAAGCAAAAAAGGAATTATGCTTTACCAGAAATTTTCTAAAATTCCCAAAGCACTTGTGACAATGCAAGGCAAAAAGTTAGTTGAAAACATAACCGAACACTTAGGCTTGTCATTCAGTTTCACAATAACCAGAGAAGACAACCTCGATAGAACAAAACAATTGCAGAAAGCTGCACAAATGTTAGAAAACAATCCCCAAAATATTCTATTTGTGGGTAATACAGAGGAAGATTATCTTGCTGCTAAAAAATTTGGATGTCAATTTATGAGGGTTAAAAATGAAAATATGGTATGA
- a CDS encoding DUF354 domain-containing protein → MKIWYDACTGKHVRYGVAIAKRLRALKHEVILTTRKHPDTLPLAEFLNEKFIVAGKYNPKSLLTRLKESTRRQLAFCKIFEKEAPKVAISHGSVELCRVAFGLGAKVITTLDTTYAEAVHRLTLPVSDYVVVSEAIPKENLQAYGIKGELVSFNGVDEVAWIKNFKPKARYDFGKPLIMVRQIEEKAVYTKKAIDMISLAKKLTRLGKVVFLSRYHRKTVSGLIVPKRFVDSTSLAAQADLFVGVGGTITREAALQGTPAIVINTFQQQYVNDFLMERGFPIVKANPSEVVKIAEKLLGKKQDTRQLLDKLENPVDIITKIVQRLETL, encoded by the coding sequence ATGAAAATATGGTATGATGCTTGCACAGGCAAACACGTAAGATATGGTGTAGCCATAGCAAAAAGACTTCGCGCTTTGAAACACGAAGTCATTTTAACTACCAGAAAACATCCGGACACTTTACCTTTAGCGGAATTTTTAAACGAAAAATTCATTGTTGCTGGAAAATACAATCCAAAATCGTTACTAACGAGATTAAAGGAAAGCACACGGCGTCAGCTGGCGTTCTGCAAAATTTTTGAGAAAGAAGCGCCTAAAGTGGCAATTTCCCATGGTTCTGTGGAATTATGTAGAGTGGCGTTTGGTTTAGGGGCGAAGGTGATTACGACTCTCGATACGACTTATGCTGAGGCTGTACATAGACTCACATTGCCTGTGTCCGATTATGTTGTCGTCTCAGAAGCGATTCCGAAGGAAAATTTACAAGCTTACGGTATTAAAGGAGAACTTGTGAGTTTTAACGGCGTAGACGAGGTAGCTTGGATTAAGAATTTTAAACCGAAAGCGAGGTATGATTTCGGGAAGCCGTTGATTATGGTTAGGCAAATAGAGGAAAAGGCTGTTTACACAAAGAAAGCGATTGACATGATTTCTTTGGCAAAGAAGTTGACAAGGCTTGGAAAAGTTGTTTTTCTCTCGAGATATCATCGTAAAACTGTTAGTGGCTTGATTGTTCCAAAAAGATTTGTAGATTCAACGAGTTTAGCGGCTCAAGCAGACTTGTTTGTTGGTGTTGGAGGAACAATTACGAGAGAAGCTGCCTTGCAAGGGACACCCGCTATAGTCATAAATACTTTTCAGCAACAGTACGTGAATGACTTCTTAATGGAAAGAGGGTTTCCAATCGTGAAAGCTAATCCTTCTGAAGTAGTGAAAATTGCCGAGAAACTTTTAGGCAAAAAACAAGACACACGACAATTGTTGGATAAACTTGAAAATCCAGTTGACATCATCACAAAAATCGTGCAAAGATTGGAGACCTTATGA
- a CDS encoding GDP-mannose dehydrogenase — MPKESVLIVGLGEVGGALFELFRESGKFEVHGFDLNTEKMQEITGTTELPKAVDVMHICYPCTKQETFVKVTIDYIKKINPKLTIIESTVPPLTTQKIYEATKSHIVHSPIRGMHQSLETMKRDIMFWSKYVGGFTKEATERAKKHYERLGLKVKILKSPVETELAKLFETTYRAWMIACFQEMHRISLCFNADFDEVVDMLEDIHRLRLNKPIHYPDVIGGHCLIPNTELLLSVYDSKFLRLILESNEKRKEEIEDEVVKGEVEKVKKRADMLQKELMRRLGKHS; from the coding sequence ATGCCAAAAGAGAGTGTTTTGATTGTCGGCTTAGGCGAAGTGGGCGGTGCCCTCTTTGAATTGTTCAGAGAAAGCGGAAAATTTGAAGTACACGGTTTTGATTTGAACACGGAAAAAATGCAAGAGATTACGGGAACAACGGAACTTCCAAAAGCGGTTGACGTGATGCATATTTGTTATCCGTGCACAAAACAAGAAACATTTGTCAAAGTAACAATAGATTACATCAAAAAGATTAATCCAAAACTCACAATAATCGAAAGCACAGTGCCACCGCTCACAACTCAGAAAATTTACGAAGCTACAAAGTCGCATATAGTTCATTCTCCAATCCGCGGAATGCACCAATCCTTGGAGACCATGAAGAGAGACATAATGTTCTGGAGCAAATATGTCGGCGGCTTCACGAAAGAAGCAACAGAAAGAGCCAAAAAACACTATGAAAGACTTGGATTGAAAGTCAAAATTCTGAAAAGCCCAGTAGAAACTGAACTAGCGAAGCTTTTCGAAACAACCTACAGAGCTTGGATGATTGCCTGCTTTCAAGAAATGCATCGCATCTCACTATGCTTCAATGCGGATTTTGATGAAGTTGTGGATATGCTTGAGGATATACATCGTTTGAGGTTGAATAAGCCTATTCATTATCCCGACGTTATTGGTGGACATTGTTTGATACCGAACACCGAATTATTGTTAAGTGTTTATGACTCGAAATTTCTGCGTTTGATTTTGGAATCGAACGAAAAGAGAAAGGAAGAGATTGAGGATGAAGTTGTAAAGGGTGAAGTTGAGAAAGTTAAAAAGAGAGCGGATATGCTGCAAAAAGAATTAATGCGCAGATTAGGAAAGCATTCTTAG
- a CDS encoding glycosyltransferase family 4 protein codes for MKVVMVNDCAFVGETLLKYMPPDIEKQHIKRSRGLWSKTFGLAYKILKAKGDVYHIHYLLQDCYIAARLGKKPLIGHVHGSDLRVSLKHPLWSRIVKHNLKKCDKVLVSTPDVLGIAKRFREDAEYLPNPVDAEIFYPKPLVEHDGKKRVLIASDSNWNVKGTDVAIRALGKIKEEVEVSIIRYGVDFEKTVSLAYSVGLHVNVLPKVPHEKLNQYYWNADVVIDRFKLGSLGVVSLEAIACGRPVITYVSSEYPEYNNFPLKDVVTENEIVKAIENADNDLWKKEYDYFKTGHTIDAILENLIKIYDSVRSC; via the coding sequence ATGAAAGTGGTCATGGTTAACGATTGCGCTTTTGTCGGAGAAACCTTGCTAAAGTATATGCCGCCGGACATAGAAAAACAGCACATTAAGCGCAGTAGAGGTTTATGGAGCAAAACTTTCGGTTTAGCCTATAAAATTTTGAAAGCGAAAGGCGATGTATACCATATTCATTATCTTCTTCAAGACTGTTACATTGCAGCACGTTTAGGAAAAAAACCATTAATTGGACATGTACACGGGAGCGATTTGAGAGTCAGCCTCAAGCATCCTTTATGGAGCAGAATAGTCAAGCATAATTTGAAAAAATGTGACAAAGTTTTGGTGAGCACGCCGGATGTTCTTGGCATTGCAAAGCGGTTCAGAGAAGATGCTGAGTATCTGCCTAATCCTGTTGATGCAGAGATTTTTTACCCGAAACCTCTTGTGGAACACGATGGAAAGAAGAGAGTGCTTATTGCAAGCGATTCAAACTGGAATGTGAAGGGTACAGACGTGGCAATACGAGCTCTAGGCAAGATTAAAGAAGAAGTTGAAGTCAGCATTATTAGGTACGGCGTGGATTTTGAAAAAACCGTAAGTCTAGCTTACTCGGTTGGCTTACATGTGAATGTACTGCCCAAAGTTCCTCACGAGAAACTCAACCAGTACTATTGGAATGCGGACGTAGTTATTGACAGATTTAAACTGGGGTCTTTGGGAGTTGTTTCGTTAGAAGCAATAGCATGCGGCAGACCAGTAATAACGTATGTCTCATCAGAATATCCTGAGTATAACAACTTTCCATTGAAGGATGTCGTAACAGAGAATGAAATTGTAAAGGCTATAGAAAATGCAGATAATGATTTGTGGAAAAAAGAATACGATTATTTCAAGACGGGACATACGATAGATGCGATTTTGGAAAATCTGATAAAAATTTATGATTCTGTGAGGAGTTGCTAA
- a CDS encoding glycosyltransferase family 4 protein: MRVLLTSTDNPYITHLGGKHIHLLLLERGLREIGAEVITLYYNPKNLRELIKRSALLLLKDKYGYKSKLKWMIDYLRRHIPENAFDVIHAHDVLSLISTAENPQKKVLTLHGYFARENIEFIENEKTREELYPYFLQLEREGMKNADYVITVDQRLKEYVISEFNYPADKISVTHNAVDTDLFKPVSEDEQRKLKKTFGFSEDNIIILVARRLVEKNGVIYAVQALKHIKNEQIRMVIAGDGPEKDKIMREADEDNRIRFAGLIPHNKIAPYYKMADIILIPSITSHGIQEATSLAMLEGMACGKVAICSNIGGMREVISHMENGILIEEKAPKNIAEAIKELVENKELTTELGRQAREYVLKNHSYVVHAKKILEIYSNVLGERKNG; encoded by the coding sequence ATGCGCGTGCTTCTCACATCCACAGATAACCCTTACATAACGCATCTTGGAGGAAAACACATTCACCTACTACTGTTAGAACGAGGATTAAGAGAAATAGGTGCTGAGGTTATTACGCTTTATTATAATCCAAAGAATTTGAGAGAATTAATCAAACGAAGTGCCTTGCTTCTATTAAAGGACAAATATGGATACAAGTCCAAACTTAAGTGGATGATAGACTACTTGCGAAGGCACATTCCAGAAAATGCCTTTGACGTAATCCATGCTCACGATGTCTTATCCTTAATAAGCACCGCAGAAAATCCTCAAAAGAAAGTGTTAACTCTTCACGGTTATTTCGCAAGGGAAAACATAGAATTTATAGAAAACGAAAAAACTCGTGAAGAACTGTATCCATATTTTTTGCAACTTGAGAGGGAAGGGATGAAAAATGCAGATTACGTGATAACTGTTGACCAGCGACTGAAAGAATATGTCATTTCAGAATTTAACTATCCAGCAGACAAGATTAGCGTAACGCATAATGCTGTTGACACGGACTTATTCAAGCCAGTTTCAGAAGACGAGCAAAGGAAACTGAAGAAGACCTTTGGATTCAGTGAAGACAACATTATTATTTTAGTGGCTAGAAGGCTTGTGGAAAAGAATGGTGTAATCTATGCTGTCCAAGCCTTGAAGCACATAAAAAATGAACAAATAAGAATGGTTATTGCTGGGGACGGCCCAGAAAAAGACAAGATAATGAGAGAAGCAGATGAAGATAATAGAATACGTTTTGCTGGGTTAATTCCTCATAACAAAATTGCGCCTTACTACAAGATGGCAGATATTATCCTCATACCTTCAATAACTTCTCATGGCATCCAAGAAGCTACATCGCTTGCTATGTTAGAAGGAATGGCTTGCGGCAAAGTCGCTATATGCTCTAACATCGGTGGAATGCGCGAAGTTATCAGTCATATGGAAAATGGGATACTCATAGAAGAGAAAGCCCCGAAAAACATAGCGGAAGCAATTAAAGAACTTGTGGAAAATAAAGAATTAACAACGGAATTAGGAAGACAAGCAAGAGAATATGTGTTAAAAAACCACTCTTACGTGGTCCATGCCAAAAAAATCCTAGAAATTTATAGTAATGTGTTGGGAGAAAGAAAGAATGGCTGA
- a CDS encoding glycosyltransferase family 2 protein, translating into MAENPEVSVLMPTFNDAKYICNAIESLLNQSYKKWELIIIDDGSMDDTPAIINRFVDDRIIYLQQKNSGQLNALMNGTKFLRGRFVTVLHSDDEFLDEMALERNISQLKNQNYDGVFADLYQMDERGAINGIAKTVSSIDFFSPAVLFLNRGSNIASDVFFVKRAAFQNVISTYITWNMPYWLKFTEKTVAVLKLKKIKPWYKYRVYPENYARSDAGKFETTNGCLRTVIELGKRLNFPFLKLQRVGIRVFKRWSKPFFTQKPSSPKCLLDMIQLVLRSYYDEIPKNPYFEALLGFYANFPSNRTINLQFKDTEEIFQGKDARNFLNLMNKNMLPSYLNFLLKEAAKGIGKAVVTNRKDYRKVADTMRFLNLLTTIVIE; encoded by the coding sequence ATGGCTGAAAACCCTGAAGTTTCAGTGTTGATGCCAACATTTAACGACGCAAAATACATATGCAACGCAATAGAAAGCCTCCTAAATCAAAGCTACAAAAAATGGGAACTGATAATAATAGACGATGGTTCTATGGACGATACACCAGCCATTATTAATAGATTTGTAGATGACAGAATTATCTATCTACAACAAAAAAATAGTGGACAGTTGAATGCTTTGATGAATGGTACTAAATTTTTGCGGGGTAGGTTCGTTACAGTTCTACATTCCGACGATGAGTTTCTGGATGAAATGGCATTAGAAAGAAACATTTCACAATTGAAAAACCAAAATTACGACGGTGTTTTTGCTGATTTATACCAAATGGACGAACGCGGAGCGATTAACGGAATAGCAAAAACTGTAAGTTCCATTGACTTTTTCTCACCTGCAGTATTGTTTTTAAATAGAGGGTCGAATATAGCCTCTGATGTATTCTTTGTTAAAAGAGCAGCGTTTCAAAATGTAATTTCAACTTACATTACTTGGAATATGCCTTACTGGTTAAAATTTACCGAGAAAACCGTTGCTGTTTTGAAATTAAAAAAAATCAAACCATGGTATAAATATCGAGTATACCCAGAAAATTACGCTAGATCTGATGCTGGAAAGTTTGAAACTACAAACGGCTGTTTAAGAACAGTGATTGAACTCGGCAAACGATTGAATTTCCCATTTTTGAAACTTCAAAGAGTAGGAATCAGAGTTTTTAAAAGATGGTCAAAACCATTCTTTACTCAAAAACCCAGTTCTCCTAAATGCTTGTTGGATATGATTCAGCTTGTTTTGCGCTCTTATTATGATGAGATTCCAAAAAATCCTTATTTTGAAGCCTTGCTTGGATTCTATGCAAACTTTCCATCAAATCGAACAATAAATTTGCAATTCAAAGACACGGAAGAAATATTTCAAGGAAAAGACGCACGAAATTTCTTGAATTTAATGAATAAAAACATGTTGCCTTCCTATTTGAATTTCCTTCTCAAAGAAGCAGCTAAGGGAATCGGAAAGGCTGTCGTAACAAATAGGAAAGATTATCGAAAGGTAGCGGACACGATGCGATTCTTAAATCTACTAACTACAATTGTTATAGAATAA
- a CDS encoding GNAT family N-acetyltransferase — protein MIKLRIDVDYPYPSRIRSFIYTAFNIKVGKDYLKNSKILARMINESPREVKAYWFFTPKTIPDKELLSLLNNDRHEVALHIANDPYKELKMLEQVTNRKIRYYTIHGTARFLARIMWKRWKAKAPKIPEDFPLQSFYQFPTEGLDILCYTHNQETATKIAEDYIRNGRILHIHPIWLFQRGKINRRGPYYDTLRRILNVDKELETLEIHKKIFLKIARDAKEYERNVIPDERFLEKLRERGIDIFTFIERKWCHTLPNPAKGWIKVDDNVGLLRINSYEEWWSSIGKKTRNMVRKAEKSGIRTEIVEPSVKLAEGIWKIYNETPIRQERGFPHFGTHLDVVKKVVFSSQNCTFIGAFLQEELVGFIQLVHGDNVAIISQILSLQKHWDKAVNNALVAKAVEVCASNGIRWLMYGRMGNHPSLDKFKESNGVTKFTLTRYCIPLTRKGVMATKLGLHREIKDALPQSVKYLLIPIYNWVSRTKIKFKLLLKPAQNKLPS, from the coding sequence TTGATAAAATTAAGAATTGACGTGGATTATCCTTATCCTTCGAGAATTAGAAGTTTCATTTATACAGCTTTTAACATTAAAGTTGGCAAGGATTACTTGAAGAATTCAAAGATACTTGCTAGAATGATTAACGAATCGCCGAGAGAAGTGAAAGCTTACTGGTTTTTTACGCCAAAAACAATCCCAGACAAAGAATTGTTAAGTTTGCTAAATAATGATAGACATGAGGTTGCTCTTCACATTGCAAACGACCCCTATAAAGAGTTGAAAATGCTGGAGCAGGTAACAAACAGAAAAATACGCTACTACACGATTCATGGAACTGCCCGCTTTCTAGCGAGGATAATGTGGAAGCGATGGAAAGCGAAAGCGCCAAAAATCCCAGAAGACTTTCCGCTACAGTCTTTTTACCAGTTTCCTACTGAAGGCTTAGACATTCTTTGTTACACCCACAATCAAGAAACGGCAACAAAAATCGCAGAAGACTACATTAGAAACGGACGCATCCTGCATATTCACCCGATATGGCTTTTTCAAAGAGGAAAAATAAACCGCAGAGGACCTTACTACGATACGTTGAGGAGAATTTTGAACGTGGACAAGGAACTCGAAACGTTGGAAATACACAAGAAAATCTTTTTAAAGATAGCCAGAGACGCAAAAGAATATGAACGAAACGTAATTCCCGATGAGAGGTTTCTTGAGAAACTTAGGGAAAGAGGCATAGACATATTCACGTTTATTGAGAGAAAATGGTGTCACACACTTCCAAATCCTGCAAAAGGCTGGATAAAGGTAGACGACAATGTTGGGCTTCTGCGAATAAACAGCTACGAAGAATGGTGGAGTAGCATAGGGAAAAAGACGCGAAACATGGTTCGTAAAGCAGAAAAAAGCGGAATCAGAACAGAAATAGTAGAGCCAAGCGTGAAGCTGGCAGAAGGCATCTGGAAAATCTACAATGAAACACCAATACGACAGGAAAGAGGATTTCCACATTTTGGAACACACTTAGATGTAGTAAAAAAAGTGGTGTTTTCGTCACAGAATTGTACTTTTATTGGAGCATTCCTTCAAGAGGAACTTGTGGGATTTATACAACTAGTTCATGGAGATAACGTAGCCATTATCTCACAGATACTTTCACTTCAGAAACACTGGGACAAAGCAGTAAACAACGCACTAGTGGCTAAAGCTGTTGAAGTTTGTGCAAGCAATGGTATTCGGTGGCTTATGTATGGCAGAATGGGAAACCATCCATCGCTTGACAAATTTAAAGAGAGTAATGGAGTCACTAAATTCACGCTCACTCGATATTGCATACCTTTAACAAGAAAAGGAGTGATGGCCACAAAACTTGGATTACATAGAGAAATTAAGGACGCACTCCCACAATCAGTAAAATATCTGCTTATTCCAATTTACAATTGGGTTAGCAGAACAAAAATAAAATTTAAGCTACTTTTAAAACCAGCACAAAACAAATTACCGTCTTGA
- a CDS encoding helix-turn-helix domain-containing protein, with product MELSVEKPDNIMKLYDENTGSWRFVKTDKGLSKSLETIEKTLYRLGLSKNEIKVYVYLARAGERKASEISEGLSLHRTETYRILRDLEKKGLISSVFEKPLKFIATPFEKALDILIETKKMKLSLLEKRKANLVDIWLSLPKPEAENERKEVFQILEGEEQISLKADEILNTAEKEVSIFVSEHDIPNFYHSGLLDKLEKISKKDVNVQLLTNYSPKSCFFIEKIKLKKAKYSLSNVDELPTFILTDNSQLVLLIRTNNGKKRVAALWTNYDAFVKALKTLFLELWNNNA from the coding sequence ATGGAATTATCTGTTGAAAAACCTGACAACATCATGAAACTATACGACGAAAATACTGGCTCATGGCGATTTGTCAAAACAGACAAAGGGCTCTCCAAATCGCTTGAAACCATCGAGAAAACGCTTTACAGGCTTGGCTTATCGAAGAATGAAATAAAAGTTTATGTTTATCTTGCAAGAGCAGGTGAACGCAAAGCGAGTGAAATTTCTGAAGGGTTGTCCCTTCACAGAACTGAAACCTACAGAATCTTACGCGACCTCGAAAAAAAAGGGCTAATATCGTCTGTTTTTGAGAAACCGTTAAAGTTTATTGCGACGCCGTTTGAAAAAGCTCTAGATATACTTATTGAAACCAAGAAAATGAAGCTAAGTCTTCTTGAGAAACGCAAAGCAAATCTTGTTGACATTTGGCTTTCTCTTCCTAAACCAGAAGCTGAAAATGAAAGAAAAGAAGTGTTTCAAATACTCGAAGGCGAGGAGCAAATCAGCTTAAAAGCAGACGAGATATTAAACACCGCAGAAAAGGAAGTTTCCATATTTGTATCCGAACATGACATACCCAACTTCTATCACTCCGGGCTCTTGGACAAACTTGAGAAAATCTCCAAAAAAGATGTGAATGTACAATTATTAACCAACTATTCTCCCAAAAGCTGCTTCTTCATCGAGAAAATAAAATTGAAAAAAGCTAAGTATTCACTTTCAAACGTTGATGAACTACCAACGTTTATACTCACAGACAACAGTCAACTTGTTTTGTTAATTAGAACAAATAATGGAAAGAAACGAGTTGCAGCCTTATGGACTAACTATGACGCATTCGTGAAAGCCTTAAAAACACTCTTTCTAGAATTATGGAACAATAACGCTTAG